Below is a window of Chloroflexota bacterium DNA.
TGCAGACAGTGTCTCATGCAGGGACTCGACGATCTTGGCTACCTGCTGTCGAAGGGCGCGGCGATTGGCGAGTACGAAGAAAGTGAGAAGTCCTTTTGAAGGCAAGAATCACTGTGCTGCCCGGTGACGGGGTCGGACCGGAGGTGACAGCCGAGGCGGTCAATATACTGGAAGCCGTCGGTCAGATCTATGGGCATAAGTTCCAGTTCGACCAGGCCTTATTGGGAGGCTGTGCCATCGACCAGACGGGCCAGCCGTTGCCGCTCGAGACCTTGGGTTTATGCCAGGCGGGCGACGCGGTCCTGCTTGGCGCGGTCGGAGGGCCAAGGTGGAGCGACCCAACAGCGGCAGTGCGGCCTGAACAGGGTTTGCTTGGGCTGCGAAAACAACTTGGCCTGTTCGCCAATTTACGCCCGGTTAAGCTGACGCCCTCCTTGCTGCATTGCTCGACGATCAAACCTGAGGTGCTTGCGGGAGTCGATCTCCTGGTCGTTCGGGAGTTGACAGGAGGAATCTATTTCGGGCCCCGCCTGGAATCTGAGGCTGTCACCGGGCGCGGGGAGGCCTTCGACACCATGCTCTATCACCGGCAGGAGATCGAGCGAGTGGCGCGGGTGGCGGCCGAGGCGGCCCAGGCCCGGCGAAGGTCTCTGGCTTCGGTAGATAAGGCAAACGTTCTGGCCAGCTCTCGCCTCTGGCGGCAGGTCGTCACCGGCGTGATCGAGTCGGAATACCCCGAACTATCCCTGGAGCATGTATTGGTCGATGCCATGGCGATGCACTTGATCCGGCGGCCTGCTGCATTTGATGTCGTGCTGGCAGGCAACCTTTTCGGAGACATTATCACCGATGAGGCCAGTATGTTGGCCGGAAGTTTGGGCCTGCTGCCCAGCGCCAGCGTTGGAAAAGATCTCAATCGGTTAGATCTTCCGCGGGGATTGTATGAACCTATCCACGGATCGGCGCCCGATATCGCCGGGCAGGGCATTGCCAATCCGCTGGCAGCCATCCTCAGTGCCGCCATGTTGCTGCGCCATTCCCTGGGATTGGATGCAGAGGCCGGGGCGGTCGAGGCTGCCGTGGCGGCGGTGTTGGACCAGGGTCTCAGGACCATCGACATCGGCGAGCTAAATGCTTCTGTGGTAGGCAGCGCTGCCATGGGTGAGGCGGTGTGCAACGCTGTGACTGAAGGGAGAAGAGGACATTGACTGACTTTCGACCACCGATTCAACTTTATGATACGACCTTGCGGGATGGTACCCAGGGTGAAGGGATCAATTTTAGCTGCGACGATAAGCTGCGCATCAGCAGGCGCCTCGACGCGCTGGGCATCCATTACATCGAAGGCGGCTGGCCCGGTTCAAACCCGAAGGACATCGAGTTCTTTCAGCGGGCCAGACAGGAGCTGAACCTGAAGAATGCACGGGTTGCCGCTTTTGGAAGTACCTGCCGGGCAGGCAAGGATCCAGCTGACGATCCCCAGATTCGCCTTCTGGTAGATGCCGCAATGCCCGTGATTACGATTTTCGGCAAGACCTGGGATCTCCATGTGCACAAGGTGATAAGAACAACGCTGGATGAGAACTTGCGCATGGTGGGCGCCAGCACGGCCTATTTGAAGGATTTTTGTGAGGAGTTCATCTATGACGCCGAGCATTTTTTCGATGGCTACAAGGCCAACCCCGACTATGCGCTGGCGACACTGAAGGCTGCCGCCGATAACGGCGCCGACTCACTGGTCCTCTGTGACACCAATGGTGGCACACTCTATTGGGAAGTTGGCGAGATTGTGGAGGTCGTCCGTGGTTACCTCGGGAAGATCGGTTACTCCGGAGTCCTGGGTATCCATACCCACAACGATAGCGACGTTGGCGTGGCCGCCGCCCTGGAGGGCATCCGGCGAGGCTGCACCCACGTCCAGGGGACGATCAATGGCTACGGGGAACGCTGTGGCAACAGCAATCTGACCAGTATCATTGCCAATCTGAAGCTAAAAATAGGCATCGATTGTGTTAGCGACGAGCAGCTCACCAGTTTAAGCGAGGCGGCTCATTTTGTGGCGGAAATGGCCAACCTGCAGCCGCCGGCCCATACAGCTTTTGTCGGACGCTCGGCCTTTGCCCACAAGGGTGGCACCCACGTTAATGCAGTCGTCAAGGTGGAACGCAGTTACCAGCACATTGACCCGGCACTGGTCGGCAACCAGAAACGCGTCGTCGTGAGTGAGTTGAGCGGCAAGGATAATATCGCTGTCAAAAGAGCCGAGTTTGGCCTCGATGGGCTCGGACTCGATCAGGAGCGGCGAGTTCTCATGCGCATCAAGGAACTGGAGAATCAAGGATATGCTTTCGAGGGCGCGGATGGTTCGGTTGCCCTTCTGCTCCGGCGGCTACAGGATGGTTACGAGCCTCCGTTTGACCTGCTGCGTTATCGGGTAAGTGTCGATCACCAAAATGGCCAGGGGTTGACCGATGCAACCGGTGGCGAGGTCGATCTCTTTGCCATTTTTGCTCAGGCCACGGTCAAGGTGCGGGTTGCCGGTCGGGTGATCCATACTGTCGCTGAGGGCAATGGTCCGGTCAATGCACTGGATGCGGCTTTGCGCAAGGCTTTGCTGGAGTTCTATCCTGAGCTGGCAGAGGTGCATCTTGTCGACTACAAGGTACGTATTCTGGACAGCCACGCCGCTACAGGTGCAGTTGTTCGGGTGCTGATTGGCTCCACCGATGGACAACATCGCTGGAGCACCGTCGGCGCCAATACCAATATCATTGAAGCCAGTTGGCAGGCGCTGGTCGACAGTGTTGAGTATGCGTTGCTGGGCCTGAATCGAGCAGAATCGAAAACCGATCAGGTTTCCAGGGTTTCGGTGGTGGAAGCCCTTCCCGCCTGAATCAAGCGGGCTCACTTCTCCTTCTCAAACCCAGAAATCGAGGCACCATGACCCGATCAAATCGTTCTTCCAATGGCAACAGCAGGCCCATGCGGTCTGATCAGATCAAGCGTGGCATCGAACGGGCACCCCATCGATCGCTGTTGAAGGCAACGGGCGTTTCTGACGCCGATATGGAAAAACCCTTCATTGCGATCGCCAATTCCTACGTTGATATCGTGCCGGGGCACGTGCATCTTCAGGCCTTTGGTGAGATTGTCAGGGAGGCGATCCGCGAGGCAGGTGGTGTACCATTCATGTTCAATACCATCGGCGTGGACGACGGTATTGCGATGGGCCACCTTGGCATGAAATACAGTCTGCCCAGCCGGGAGTTGATCGCCGACTCGGTGGAAACCATGGTGGCTGCCCACTGCTTTGATGGCATGATCTGTATTCCAAATTGCGACAAGATCACGCCCGGAATGTTGATGGGAGCGATGCGGGTTGATGTGCCCACTATCTTCGTCAGCGGCGGGCCGATGAAGGCCGGTGTGACATCAACGGGAAAGGTGGTTGACCTGATTTCAGTCTTCGAAGGGGTGGGTGCCGTGCAGAGTGGCACTATGACGCCGGCGGAGTTAAAAGAAATCGAAGATGTTGCCTGTCCCACCTGCGGATCCTGTTCAGGGCTTTTTACAGCCAATTCGATGAATTGCCTCTGTGAGGCATTGGGCATTGCCTTGCCCGGAAATGGCACTATTCTGGCCGTGGATCCTCGTCGCGAAGAGCTTGCCAGGGCCGCAGCCCATCAGCTCATGAAGTTGATTGAGTGGGATCTGACGCCGCGCAAGATTGTAACGGCGGATGCCATTGACAATGCGATGGCTCTGGATGTGGCTATGGGTGGTAGTACGAATACGGTGTTGCATGTGCTTGCCATCGCCCGGGAAGCGGGGGTCAACTACCCGCTGGAACGCATGAATGAGGTCAGCGCACGCACGCCCACTTTGTGCAAGGTCAGTCCCTCGAGTACCTATCACGTTGAGGATGTGGAACGAGCCGGAGGGATCAGCGCGATTCTGGCAGAGCTTGCCGAGAAGCCAGGCACTCTACATCTGGAGGCTTTGACCGTCACGGGCAAGACCCTGGGCGAAACCATATCCGGCAGCCGATCGACCGATACTGACTGCATTCGCGGCCTGGATAATCCGTACAGCCTGAATGGTGGCCTGGCTATACTCTTTGGCAACCTGGCGCCCGAGGGCGGCGTGGTGAAAACGGCTGGCGTGCTGCCAGAGATGATGAACCATACTGGTCCTGCCGTGATCTTCGAGAGTCAGGAAGAAGCGGTGGCTGGCATCCGGGCGGAAGAAGTCAACGCGGGTGACGTGGTCGTGATTCGCTACGAGGGCCCCAAGGGAGGACCCGGCATGCAGGAGATGCTGGCGCCTACCTCTTTTCTGATGGGGCAAGGTTTGGGCAGCGCTGTGGCTTTGGTGACCGATGGGCGTTTTAGCGGCGGCACACGGGGCGCCTGTGTGGGACACGTGTCACCGGAGGCGGCAGCTGGTGGTCCTCTTGCTCTGGTTCAGCCTGGGGACCTGATTACCGTTGACATCAGGAACCGCCGTTTGTCGTTGCATGTGTCTGATGAAGAGTTGGAAAAACGCCGGGCCAGGTGGAAGCCCTTCGAGCGGGAGGGCATTCCCAGCTATCTGCGGAAATATGCAAAACTGGTGACCGGCGGCAGCCAGGGCGCTGTCCTGACCTGGTAGGGGCCCTCGGGGTTGATCCGTGACCATCGCCGCTTTTTTCGATATGGACAGGACCCTGCTGACCGATAGTTCATCACTGCTCTGGATGCGCTACATGCGTCAGCGCGGGGAGTTACCGCTCTCTGCTGTGTTACGCTTCTCGGGTTTGATGGCCCGCTACAAGATGGGATGTCTGAACATGGTGAAGACGTCCCGGGCTTTAGCCAAAGAACTTGAGGGGGAGCGGGAAGTGGATCGCGTGACTGCCACGGGGCAATGGTTTCGTGATCAGGTGGTCGACTACGTTGCCGCGGAAGGGCGTCGCTGGCTTGATGCCCATCGTCGTTTAGGCCATCGGGTGGTGATCATTACCGGCTCACCTGTTTATACCGCCAATGAACTGGCCGGCCATCTGGGCATTGCCGGAGAAGATGTGCTGGGGACCCGTTTTCGCGTAGTCAATGGCTATTTCACTGGGCATATGGTGGATCCAATGTGCTACGGCGAGGGAAAACGGGTGATTGCTGAAGCCTATGCCGGCAAGCATGGCGTTGATTTGGAGTCCAGCTACTTCTATACCGACAGTGTTTCCGATCTTCCCTTGCTGGAACGGGTAGGTTTCCCGGTGGCGGTCAATCCAGATCCTGCATTGCGGCGCCAGGCAGAGGGCAAGGGATGGTCGATTCAGCGATTTTACTGAGTTCCTGGTAATTTTGGGGTAATGTGGATAGAAAGAGGCCGGTGAATTCTCACCGGCCTTCGCACTCTCTGGTGGAAGTCCGATCAGGTAGATTTAATGATCGTGTAGGTATAGCTGAATACATTGGGATTGCGCGGCGGCGGTTTTACCGCTCGCGGGGCTCGACTGGTGCGAGGAACATTCAAGTTGGCTGTACTGGAAGAGCGATGTTCACCTCTCTTGCTTCGGGAGGACTGGCTGGCATCGCGCGTGTTGCCAGATCGAGTTTTGTTTCCACTACGTCTTCGCCGCCTGCGGGTGTATTTTGTGGCTGGCTTCGAGGAGGACGGGCTGTTACGTTTTCCGGAGGATTTGCGACGCGACATGCGATCTTCCTATAGATAATCTCGCAACTGCCGGCTTCGGCTGGGGTGCCGTAGCCGGGCGAGGGCTTCCTGTTCAATCTGCCGAATTCGTTCCCGAGTCAATCCGAACATCTCGCCGACTTCCTGTAGGGTATAGGTATGACCATCCAGCAGTCCGTAGCGCAGGCGCAGAATACGCTCCTCGCGCGGCTGCAGGGTATCGAGCAGGTCGTTAAGTCTTTCTCGCAGAAGGGCCTGTTCGGCGCGCTCCGACGGCTCCGGGCTATCATCGTCCTCGATGAATTGCCCCAGAGTACTCTCCTCTTCCTCTCCGACAGGTTGCTCCAGAGAAAGGGGGCGTACAGCAGTTCGGAGGTAGCGATGTACCCGTTCCGCCGGCAGTTCAAGGGCCAAAGCGAGTTCTTCAGGCGTAGGCTCACGCCCCAGGGACTGCTCCATTTCCTGGCTCGTGCGTCGTAATTTGAGCAACTTCTCGCTCATGTGAACGGGCAATCGAATGGTTCGTCCCTGGTCTGATACAGCTCGACTGACCGCCTGGCGGATCCACCATGTGGCGTAGGTGCTGAACTTGTAGCCCCGCTCCGGATCGAATTTGTCAACGGCTCGCATCAAGCCCAGGTTGCCTTCCTGGATCAAGTCGAGAAAGGGAACACCATGGCCGATATATCTTTTGGCAACACTGATGACAAGCCGGCTGTTGGATTCGATCATGCGTCGACGAGCTTGCTGTCCCAGAACCACAGCTGCCCTCATCTCCGACTCTTCGCTCGATGTGAAGTCTGGATCGGCGTCGAGGCGGATTCCTGCCTCCTTGCCAGAAACAACACGGGTTGCCAGTAACTTCTCTTCGTCGGCCGTTAGCAGTGGATGTGCGCCCATCTGACGGAAATAGAGATCCACAGCATCTCGCGCCAGTGTGAGATCATCTTCACCTTTGGCTGATGTTGGTCTGGTAGGAGGTGATTTAGCCTCCTCTTCGCTATCTCCAGACTGATCTTGAACAGGAATGTCCAGCTCTCGCAACCGAGCAAACAGATCTTCCAGGACATCAAGCCGCTCTTCGATTTCGGGCAGCGCTTCTAAGATCTCATCATAGGTGATGAAGCCTTGAGCAGATGCATTCTCAAGGAGTTCGTTGAGCGCATCATTTTGTTCGGTATGTTCGATTTCTTGCGTTTTTTCTTCGGCCATAGACCCGGTTAGTGCGCGAGACGTTTCGGCGGACTCAAACTGCCTCTTTACGAGGCCTTGAAAACCATGTGCCTTGCGGTATGTTTGCGCAGCGGACACAGCGTTTGGTATGTGGCAGGATCTTCAACCGTTCAGGATCGATGCCCTTTCCACAGGCTTCACATATGCCGTACTGGCCACTGTCACTTCGCGCGAGTGCCTCCTCGATTTCAGTGATTCTCTTGCGCAACGCGGCGCGCCGTGACAGATTCATTTCCCAAGTGGCAATTTCGGGACTACCTACACCGAGACCGAAATCCGGTCGGTGCCGGAGTTGTCTGTCGAGCGTCACCAGTTGCTCTCTTGTTTCCTTCAATTCCTTCTGAAGTTGCTCTTGTGGGTCATTGCGCACGGCACGCTCCTTTTCGCCACGACATACAGCGTGCCCGAAAGGGCTTTTTGCCCGGAGTTCTTCTCGTCTCACCCCTGATGTACTTACTTTTCGGGCACTCCCCAAACACTTGGCTCCGATGCCAAGCACAACGCAGCCCATCCGCAGGTGGACGTGGCTGCGTGAAGCTGCTACTTTGCAGTTGAAATGGACAAAATCGTCCTCATGCCTCAGACCCTGTGAGTTGCCAGGTGGTCGATAAGTGAATAACGGATGATCAAGTGACCGCATTCCCAGCCTGCTCCTGCCCAGTATAACATGGAATAAGTACCGTGTCAACAAGTTATGGTAAAGTAATTGGCGACTTGTGAACTTTTTTCCAGTTCTTTGTGCATACTTGTTTCGTGGCAGGCCGAATACCTGCGGAATCCGCATTTTGACATGTTTCATGAAACTAGGGTATAATACTCGCCAGAACATAATCTGGGATCAGCCCGTGGAGAAACCTTCTTCTCACGAATGCCGCGTCGGTCAGCGTGCTGCCATGCGGCATATATTTTGGGCATGTCACAGGTCCCTGTAGGAGGTTGAGCACGTGACAGATGTTGAAAGCGCTGTGACCCAGGAGACCCTGGAGCAGCAAGAACAAGAGCAGCCGGTAGCAGCGTCATCTTCCAGAAAGAAAAAGAAGAAAGTTCGAACCTTGCCCCGCAAGCGCGTTGTACGCGTCTTAAGTGTTGGCATGGAGGTGAACGGGAAAGTTAAGCGCATCTCCGATTTCGGTGCCTTCGTGGGCATTGGTGTCGGCCGCGATGGGCTCCTGCATATCTCTCAATTGTCCACTGGTCGGGTACACAAAGTCAGTGACGTCGTGAAGGAGGGCGATGAGGTGACGGTTTGGATCAAGGATCTGGACCGTGAGAAAAACCGCATCAGTCTCACCATGATCCCGCCGGGCACCAAGACGATAAGCGATTTGGCAGCCGGTGAATTGGTAAACGGAACGGTCACCAGACTCACCAACTATGGCGCTTTCATAGACATCGGCCTTGATCGCGACGCGTTGTTGCACGTCAAGGAGATGTCAGAGGGATACGTTGCCAAACCCGAGGATGTTGTCAAGGTTGGAGAAGAGGTTGAAGTCCGGATAATCGGTGTCGACCAGCGCCGCGGGCGTGTTGACCTGAGTCTCAAAGGACTGCGGCCTGCCGCCGAGGGTTCCGGATCCACTGATTACGAGTTAGTGCCGGCTTCCGTCGATGATATCGACGAAGACATTCCATCCCTGATGGAATTGGCGTTCCGCCAGGCCGTCGACGGCGGTGAGATCCTGGATGATTACGTTCAGTTAGATAATAATCGCAAGCGAGGCCGGAAGAGTCGTCGTTCTGCTCAAAGTGACATTATCGATCGCACTCTGCGCTACCATGAGGAACGCGGCTAACAACGTGCGGGTTGTGTGAGCAGATAGAGACGAGCTCCGGCAGAATGGCTGGGGCTCTTTTTGCATTTTACCGGCGATCGCAAACAAATCAGGTAATAGAAGCCCGGCAAAGAGGGCAAGACTTGAATGCCTGCTTTGTCCGGCCCGCGGCGAGTTGTCGTCCCGGTAGTCAGAACGCAGCAGTTGCCAACATACAGATAAGGTGGGATTACGATGCAGCGACTACGAATCCTTTTCTTGGCAGCCTTTGTTTTGGCGCTGGTGGCCGGCGTGGTGGTTGGCAGTCGTTGGCTGCCGACAACGACGCAAACGACCGCATCAGCGCTATCGGCGGAGGAGGGAGGCCCTACTCAGGTACCTTCGGTTTCCCTTGA
It encodes the following:
- the leuB gene encoding 3-isopropylmalate dehydrogenase, with amino-acid sequence MKARITVLPGDGVGPEVTAEAVNILEAVGQIYGHKFQFDQALLGGCAIDQTGQPLPLETLGLCQAGDAVLLGAVGGPRWSDPTAAVRPEQGLLGLRKQLGLFANLRPVKLTPSLLHCSTIKPEVLAGVDLLVVRELTGGIYFGPRLESEAVTGRGEAFDTMLYHRQEIERVARVAAEAAQARRRSLASVDKANVLASSRLWRQVVTGVIESEYPELSLEHVLVDAMAMHLIRRPAAFDVVLAGNLFGDIITDEASMLAGSLGLLPSASVGKDLNRLDLPRGLYEPIHGSAPDIAGQGIANPLAAILSAAMLLRHSLGLDAEAGAVEAAVAAVLDQGLRTIDIGELNASVVGSAAMGEAVCNAVTEGRRGH
- a CDS encoding HAD family hydrolase, with the translated sequence MTIAAFFDMDRTLLTDSSSLLWMRYMRQRGELPLSAVLRFSGLMARYKMGCLNMVKTSRALAKELEGEREVDRVTATGQWFRDQVVDYVAAEGRRWLDAHRRLGHRVVIITGSPVYTANELAGHLGIAGEDVLGTRFRVVNGYFTGHMVDPMCYGEGKRVIAEAYAGKHGVDLESSYFYTDSVSDLPLLERVGFPVAVNPDPALRRQAEGKGWSIQRFY
- the ilvD gene encoding dihydroxy-acid dehydratase, with the protein product MRSDQIKRGIERAPHRSLLKATGVSDADMEKPFIAIANSYVDIVPGHVHLQAFGEIVREAIREAGGVPFMFNTIGVDDGIAMGHLGMKYSLPSRELIADSVETMVAAHCFDGMICIPNCDKITPGMLMGAMRVDVPTIFVSGGPMKAGVTSTGKVVDLISVFEGVGAVQSGTMTPAELKEIEDVACPTCGSCSGLFTANSMNCLCEALGIALPGNGTILAVDPRREELARAAAHQLMKLIEWDLTPRKIVTADAIDNAMALDVAMGGSTNTVLHVLAIAREAGVNYPLERMNEVSARTPTLCKVSPSSTYHVEDVERAGGISAILAELAEKPGTLHLEALTVTGKTLGETISGSRSTDTDCIRGLDNPYSLNGGLAILFGNLAPEGGVVKTAGVLPEMMNHTGPAVIFESQEEAVAGIRAEEVNAGDVVVIRYEGPKGGPGMQEMLAPTSFLMGQGLGSAVALVTDGRFSGGTRGACVGHVSPEAAAGGPLALVQPGDLITVDIRNRRLSLHVSDEELEKRRARWKPFEREGIPSYLRKYAKLVTGGSQGAVLTW
- a CDS encoding TraR/DksA C4-type zinc finger protein, producing the protein MRNDPQEQLQKELKETREQLVTLDRQLRHRPDFGLGVGSPEIATWEMNLSRRAALRKRITEIEEALARSDSGQYGICEACGKGIDPERLKILPHTKRCVRCANIPQGTWFSRPRKEAV
- the cimA gene encoding citramalate synthase yields the protein MTDFRPPIQLYDTTLRDGTQGEGINFSCDDKLRISRRLDALGIHYIEGGWPGSNPKDIEFFQRARQELNLKNARVAAFGSTCRAGKDPADDPQIRLLVDAAMPVITIFGKTWDLHVHKVIRTTLDENLRMVGASTAYLKDFCEEFIYDAEHFFDGYKANPDYALATLKAAADNGADSLVLCDTNGGTLYWEVGEIVEVVRGYLGKIGYSGVLGIHTHNDSDVGVAAALEGIRRGCTHVQGTINGYGERCGNSNLTSIIANLKLKIGIDCVSDEQLTSLSEAAHFVAEMANLQPPAHTAFVGRSAFAHKGGTHVNAVVKVERSYQHIDPALVGNQKRVVVSELSGKDNIAVKRAEFGLDGLGLDQERRVLMRIKELENQGYAFEGADGSVALLLRRLQDGYEPPFDLLRYRVSVDHQNGQGLTDATGGEVDLFAIFAQATVKVRVAGRVIHTVAEGNGPVNALDAALRKALLEFYPELAEVHLVDYKVRILDSHAATGAVVRVLIGSTDGQHRWSTVGANTNIIEASWQALVDSVEYALLGLNRAESKTDQVSRVSVVEALPA
- a CDS encoding sigma-70 family RNA polymerase sigma factor, producing MAEEKTQEIEHTEQNDALNELLENASAQGFITYDEILEALPEIEERLDVLEDLFARLRELDIPVQDQSGDSEEEAKSPPTRPTSAKGEDDLTLARDAVDLYFRQMGAHPLLTADEEKLLATRVVSGKEAGIRLDADPDFTSSEESEMRAAVVLGQQARRRMIESNSRLVISVAKRYIGHGVPFLDLIQEGNLGLMRAVDKFDPERGYKFSTYATWWIRQAVSRAVSDQGRTIRLPVHMSEKLLKLRRTSQEMEQSLGREPTPEELALALELPAERVHRYLRTAVRPLSLEQPVGEEEESTLGQFIEDDDSPEPSERAEQALLRERLNDLLDTLQPREERILRLRYGLLDGHTYTLQEVGEMFGLTRERIRQIEQEALARLRHPSRSRQLRDYL
- a CDS encoding S1 RNA-binding domain-containing protein translates to MTDVESAVTQETLEQQEQEQPVAASSSRKKKKKVRTLPRKRVVRVLSVGMEVNGKVKRISDFGAFVGIGVGRDGLLHISQLSTGRVHKVSDVVKEGDEVTVWIKDLDREKNRISLTMIPPGTKTISDLAAGELVNGTVTRLTNYGAFIDIGLDRDALLHVKEMSEGYVAKPEDVVKVGEEVEVRIIGVDQRRGRVDLSLKGLRPAAEGSGSTDYELVPASVDDIDEDIPSLMELAFRQAVDGGEILDDYVQLDNNRKRGRKSRRSAQSDIIDRTLRYHEERG